In one Candidatus Nanopelagicus limnes genomic region, the following are encoded:
- the pseB gene encoding UDP-N-acetylglucosamine 4,6-dehydratase (inverting) gives MQILDNASILITGGTGSIGQALVSHLLHNSKARRIIIFSRDELKQHELRKYFKDNTRLRWFLGDIRDLQRLIRAFHGVDFVIHAAALKQVDTGEYNPMEFIKTNVLGSQNIIDAAIETKVKKVVALSTDKASSPINLYGATKLTADKLFVAANNYSISYGTAFCVVRYGNVMGSRGSVIPYFRQIAESGESIPLTDIRMTRFWISIQQAVEFVVESFGIMQGGELYVPRIPSMKLTDLAKAVAPNSKIIEIGMRPGEKLHEEMISADDSRRAILVGNRYVVTPVISEWGYKEPSGTRMEEGSAFRSDTNDLWMSVDEIKSHLTNFRL, from the coding sequence GTGCAAATACTCGATAATGCTTCAATACTAATTACAGGTGGTACTGGTTCAATAGGTCAAGCACTTGTAAGCCATCTCCTTCATAATTCCAAAGCTAGACGAATTATTATTTTTTCCAGAGACGAACTTAAGCAACATGAATTACGAAAATATTTCAAGGATAATACTCGACTAAGGTGGTTTTTGGGTGACATAAGAGATCTGCAAAGATTGATACGTGCTTTTCATGGTGTTGACTTTGTCATACATGCAGCTGCGTTAAAGCAGGTTGATACAGGTGAATATAACCCAATGGAGTTTATAAAAACAAATGTGCTTGGAAGTCAAAACATAATTGATGCTGCAATTGAAACAAAGGTAAAAAAAGTCGTGGCTTTATCAACCGATAAGGCTTCTTCTCCAATCAATTTATATGGTGCGACTAAATTAACCGCGGATAAACTTTTTGTTGCTGCAAATAATTATAGTATTTCTTACGGGACTGCGTTCTGTGTCGTGCGATACGGAAATGTAATGGGAAGCCGCGGTTCGGTCATTCCTTATTTTCGCCAAATTGCAGAATCTGGAGAATCTATTCCTTTAACTGATATAAGAATGACAAGATTTTGGATCAGCATTCAGCAAGCTGTTGAATTTGTAGTTGAATCATTTGGAATTATGCAGGGAGGCGAGCTGTATGTGCCAAGAATTCCAAGCATGAAGCTCACGGATTTAGCAAAAGCAGTGGCACCAAATTCAAAAATAATTGAAATTGGTATGCGCCCTGGTGAAAAACTACATGAAGAAATGATTTCGGCTGATGACAGCAGACGGGCAATTCTTGTTGGAAATCGATATGTAGTTACGCCTGTCATATCTGAATGGGGATATAAAGAACCCAGCGGAACTAGAATGGAAGAAGGTTCTGCATTTAGGTCCGACACAAATGATCTTTGGATGAGCGTTGATGAAATTAAATCCCATCTTACTAATTTTAGGCTGTAA
- a CDS encoding DegT/DnrJ/EryC1/StrS family aminotransferase, whose protein sequence is MIPYGKQSISEEDIASVSKALRENFLTTGPLVEFFENEISKVVGAPAISVSSGTAALHCAYAAIGIEPGDEVITPPLTFIATQATAALMGAKIVFADIQEDTGNIDPKAVEAAITTRTKAIVAVDYAGHPADMDELRLIADRHSIYLIEDASHSLGSTYKGRPVGSLADLTTFSFFPTKNITTGEGGAVSSPKPELLAKAKSFSRQGLVRDPNSFILNEEGPWHQEVHEFGLNYRLPDILCALGISQLSRIIHFKRIRMDTFNYYGSLLSHIDNVRIPIIKSSTEPMWHLYPIRVNADSRKRVFEGLRTSGVGVQVNYLPAHLHPVFTKYSHIVGQFPVSELFYSQQISLPMHVGVSKKEIDYISETLLKLISYE, encoded by the coding sequence ATGATCCCCTACGGCAAGCAATCTATATCGGAGGAAGATATTGCGTCGGTATCCAAAGCGCTTCGAGAAAACTTTTTAACAACAGGGCCCCTCGTAGAATTTTTCGAAAATGAAATTTCAAAAGTTGTAGGCGCGCCAGCCATATCTGTTTCATCAGGAACCGCCGCACTACATTGTGCATATGCAGCGATTGGAATAGAGCCTGGGGATGAAGTAATCACACCTCCACTAACCTTTATTGCGACCCAAGCAACAGCGGCACTCATGGGTGCGAAAATAGTTTTTGCTGATATTCAAGAAGATACTGGGAACATTGATCCCAAAGCTGTTGAAGCCGCCATTACAACTAGGACTAAAGCAATAGTAGCTGTTGATTACGCGGGCCATCCTGCAGATATGGATGAGCTAAGGTTAATTGCCGATAGACACAGTATCTATTTGATTGAAGATGCCTCCCACAGTCTTGGTTCAACCTATAAAGGCAGACCAGTTGGTTCACTTGCTGACCTAACTACTTTTTCATTTTTCCCAACAAAAAACATCACCACAGGTGAAGGCGGGGCTGTAAGTTCGCCGAAACCAGAGTTACTTGCAAAGGCTAAGAGTTTTTCACGGCAAGGACTTGTGAGAGATCCAAACAGTTTTATTCTGAATGAGGAAGGACCATGGCATCAAGAAGTTCATGAGTTCGGTCTTAATTACAGATTACCTGACATTCTTTGTGCCTTAGGGATAAGTCAATTGAGCAGAATTATTCATTTTAAGAGAATCAGGATGGATACCTTTAATTATTATGGCTCACTGCTTTCACATATTGATAATGTACGCATACCGATTATTAAAAGCTCCACCGAGCCAATGTGGCATCTGTACCCAATCAGGGTTAATGCGGATTCACGAAAAAGAGTATTTGAAGGATTAAGAACTTCAGGAGTAGGCGTGCAGGTTAATTACTTACCCGCCCATTTGCACCCAGTATTTACAAAATATAGTCATATTGTTGGTCAATTTCCGGTAAGTGAGCTTTTTTATTCCCAGCAGATCTCGCTTCCTATGCATGTAGGAGTTAGTAAGAAGGAAATTGATTATATCTCAGAAACATTATTGAAGTTGATTTCTTATGAGTAA